One stretch of Clavibacter californiensis DNA includes these proteins:
- a CDS encoding MSMEG_0568 family radical SAM protein has product MTVTRRTTTPTRARQADAGEDADAAALTTRVDIAIRGIRVAAPVHREGGAGPSDDGHVMFRGLQSAVPADPESPYLVDDGKLLLDGEDTGYEVDAVDRPRFYDLETADGVSYEKIARLHGAKVLATTVVQTCVRYDESERCRFCSIEESLASGSTIAVKTPAMLAEVAEAAWRLDGVEQMVMTTGTSNGRDRGATHLARCVRAVKAAVPGLMIQVQCEPPAQLSTITDLYEAGARSIGIHVESMDDDVRRRWMPGKSRVSMDEYRAAWREAVRVFGRNQVSTYLLVGLGEDPDEMVAGAQELIGMGVYPFIVPFRPLRGTLATDVDHVPAPEGSVLRDVTFRVSRALQAAGMRGADQKAGCAACGACSALQTAGG; this is encoded by the coding sequence ATGACCGTCACCAGAAGGACGACGACGCCGACCCGCGCCCGGCAGGCGGACGCGGGTGAGGATGCGGACGCCGCCGCGCTCACCACGCGGGTCGACATCGCCATCCGCGGGATCCGCGTCGCCGCGCCCGTGCACCGCGAGGGCGGCGCCGGGCCGAGCGACGACGGGCACGTGATGTTCCGCGGGCTCCAGTCCGCGGTGCCGGCCGACCCGGAGAGCCCGTACCTCGTCGACGACGGCAAGCTGCTGCTCGACGGCGAGGACACCGGCTACGAGGTGGACGCGGTCGACCGGCCCCGGTTCTACGACCTCGAGACCGCCGACGGCGTCTCCTACGAGAAGATCGCGCGGCTGCACGGCGCCAAGGTGCTGGCCACCACGGTGGTCCAGACGTGCGTGCGGTACGACGAGTCGGAGCGCTGCCGATTCTGCTCGATCGAGGAGAGCCTCGCCTCGGGCAGCACCATCGCGGTCAAGACCCCGGCCATGCTCGCGGAGGTCGCCGAGGCGGCCTGGCGGCTCGACGGCGTCGAGCAGATGGTCATGACCACGGGCACGAGCAACGGACGCGACCGCGGGGCCACCCACCTCGCGCGCTGCGTCCGGGCGGTCAAGGCGGCCGTCCCCGGCCTCATGATCCAGGTGCAGTGCGAGCCGCCCGCGCAGCTGTCGACCATCACCGACCTGTACGAGGCCGGGGCGCGCTCCATCGGGATCCACGTGGAGTCGATGGACGACGACGTGCGCCGCCGCTGGATGCCGGGCAAGTCCCGCGTCTCGATGGACGAGTACCGCGCAGCGTGGCGGGAGGCAGTGCGGGTCTTCGGCCGCAATCAGGTGTCCACCTACCTGCTGGTGGGGCTCGGCGAGGATCCGGACGAGATGGTCGCCGGCGCCCAGGAGCTCATCGGGATGGGCGTCTACCCGTTCATCGTGCCGTTCCGGCCGCTGCGCGGGACGCTCGCGACGGACGTCGACCACGTGCCCGCGCCCGAGGGATCCGTGCTCCGCGACGTCACGTTCCGCGTCTCGCGCGCGCTGCAGGCCGCCGGGATGCGCGGCGCCGATCAGAAGGCGGGCTGCGCGGCCTGCGGCGCCTGCTCCGCCCTGCAGACCGCCGGGGGCTGA
- a CDS encoding MSMEG_0572/Sll0783 family nitrogen starvation response protein: protein MTDADIDQQILDNIERSREEIAHPSLPKGSSLYGSTKIFPDYTASKDEYYFQLVHGIAHESSVSFVAVLQATRALRKGFTSVLYFYGPGSLNAIANRGFPTTGADGFPGENNINNALETFIAEGGTVFCCRFGLALHGAREEDLIAGVIPAHPLDVQDAVIHYARKGAIINSTYMV from the coding sequence ATGACCGACGCCGACATCGACCAGCAGATCCTCGACAACATCGAGAGGTCGCGCGAGGAGATCGCGCACCCCTCGCTCCCGAAGGGCAGCAGCCTCTACGGGTCTACGAAGATCTTCCCCGACTACACCGCCTCGAAGGACGAGTACTACTTCCAGCTCGTGCACGGCATCGCGCACGAGTCGTCGGTGAGCTTCGTCGCCGTGCTGCAGGCCACGCGCGCGCTCCGCAAGGGGTTCACGAGCGTCCTGTACTTCTACGGGCCCGGATCCCTGAACGCCATCGCCAACCGCGGCTTCCCCACGACGGGCGCCGACGGGTTCCCCGGCGAGAACAACATCAACAACGCGCTCGAGACCTTCATCGCCGAGGGCGGCACCGTCTTCTGCTGCCGCTTCGGCCTGGCGCTGCACGGCGCACGCGAGGAGGACCTCATCGCGGGCGTGATCCCCGCGCACCCGCTCGACGTGCAGGACGCGGTGATCCACTACGCCCGCAAGGGCGCCATCATCAACAGCACGTACATGGTCTGA
- a CDS encoding carbon-nitrogen hydrolase family protein, whose amino-acid sequence MSTTVAAVSANFTRDLDQNYALIASLIAEARENGVELIAFPEAAIGGYLSSLGNHGDTLRTTTRSLPPAIRLDGPEIRRVQEIAGDMIVCIGFCELDDDGETRYNAAACLDGSRVYGSYRKVHQPLGEAMSYSAGDVYEAFDTPVGRVGLQICYDKAFPEAARSLAMDGAEIIVSMSAWPVARTATAEDLQQDRWTYRFNLFDSARALDNQVFWIASNQAGSFGSLRYVGNAKVVDPGGNVLATTLLDAGLAIAEIDVEGTFRAMRGGMFHLRDRRPDAYRTGEGVPADGLSAAGLPAEEALARA is encoded by the coding sequence ATGTCGACGACCGTCGCCGCCGTCTCGGCGAACTTCACCCGGGACCTCGACCAGAACTACGCCCTCATCGCGAGCCTGATCGCCGAGGCCCGCGAGAACGGCGTGGAGCTCATCGCGTTCCCGGAGGCCGCGATCGGCGGGTACCTCTCCTCGCTCGGCAACCACGGCGACACCCTCAGGACCACGACCCGTTCGCTCCCGCCCGCCATCCGCCTCGACGGGCCGGAGATCCGGCGCGTGCAGGAGATCGCCGGCGACATGATCGTCTGCATCGGCTTCTGCGAGCTCGATGACGACGGCGAGACCCGGTACAACGCGGCCGCGTGCCTCGACGGATCCCGCGTGTACGGCTCGTACCGCAAGGTGCACCAGCCGCTCGGCGAGGCCATGTCGTACTCGGCGGGCGACGTCTACGAGGCGTTCGACACCCCCGTCGGCCGCGTGGGACTCCAGATCTGCTACGACAAGGCGTTCCCCGAGGCGGCGCGCTCGCTCGCGATGGACGGCGCCGAGATCATCGTGAGCATGTCGGCCTGGCCGGTCGCGCGCACGGCGACCGCCGAGGACCTCCAGCAGGATCGCTGGACCTACCGGTTCAACCTCTTCGACTCCGCGCGGGCGCTCGACAACCAGGTGTTCTGGATCGCCTCGAACCAGGCTGGGTCGTTCGGCTCGCTGCGCTACGTCGGCAACGCCAAGGTCGTGGATCCCGGCGGCAACGTGCTCGCGACGACGCTGCTCGACGCGGGGCTGGCCATCGCGGAGATCGACGTGGAGGGCACGTTCCGGGCGATGCGCGGCGGCATGTTCCACCTGCGCGACCGGCGGCCCGACGCGTACCGGACCGGCGAGGGCGTCCCCGCCGATGGCCTCTCCGCCGCCGGCCTGCCCGCCGAGGAGGCGCTGGCCCGTGCCTGA
- a CDS encoding MSMEG_0570 family nitrogen starvation response protein, with protein sequence MTFRVRWPDGSEADCYSPSLVMHDHLAAGSAYPLDDFVRRSTEALRVASERVRARHGFACTSAMQQEEEILRAAAGFDGGTVAVLRMEPPLPDPATTATTATATTVTATGAHA encoded by the coding sequence ATGACCTTCCGGGTGCGCTGGCCCGACGGATCCGAGGCCGACTGCTACTCGCCGAGCCTCGTGATGCACGACCACCTCGCCGCCGGATCCGCGTACCCGCTCGACGACTTCGTGCGCCGGTCCACCGAGGCGCTGCGCGTCGCGAGCGAGCGGGTGCGGGCGCGGCACGGGTTCGCGTGCACGTCCGCGATGCAGCAGGAGGAGGAGATCCTCCGGGCGGCCGCGGGCTTCGACGGCGGGACCGTGGCGGTGCTGCGCATGGAGCCGCCGCTGCCGGATCCGGCGACGACGGCGACGACCGCGACCGCGACGACCGTGACCGCGACGGGGGCCCACGCGTGA
- a CDS encoding MSMEG_0569 family flavin-dependent oxidoreductase has product MTRATRVVDGARVPVAVVGGGQAGLSISWHLTRRGVEHVVLERDRVGHDWADRRWDAFTLVTPNWQCRLPGYAYAGDDPDGFMTRDEVLAWIRGYADSFDAPVVEGVLVTRLRDAAAGGFEVVTDQGTIVAEQVVIATGGYHRPVLPAAAARIPDGIRQVHSADYRSPDALPDGAVLVVGSGQSGAQIAEDLHLAGRQVHLALGSAPRCARRYRGRDCIAWLEDMGVYDIPVTAHVGGLTKRESTNHYMTGRGGGRDIDLRAFAREGMRLHGRLAGAEGTRLAFTPTVGASLDHADSVMESIKDDIDRHIARAGVDAPTEPRYVPVWRPEREETGLDLAEAGITSIVWAAGYRSDYSWVQVGAFDGSGHPMHQRGSSAVAGLHFLGLPWLHTWGSGRFAAIARDAEHLADRIEERSGDRAADRTPAGAMDSTAERATQHAGAGVGAAWSG; this is encoded by the coding sequence GTGACCCGGGCGACCCGCGTCGTCGACGGGGCGCGCGTGCCCGTCGCCGTGGTGGGCGGCGGCCAGGCCGGGCTCTCGATCAGCTGGCACCTCACGCGGCGCGGCGTCGAGCACGTGGTGCTCGAGCGCGACCGCGTCGGGCACGACTGGGCCGACCGCCGCTGGGACGCCTTCACCCTCGTCACGCCCAACTGGCAGTGCCGGCTCCCCGGGTACGCGTACGCGGGCGACGACCCCGACGGCTTCATGACGCGCGACGAGGTGCTCGCGTGGATCCGCGGCTACGCCGACTCCTTCGACGCGCCCGTGGTCGAGGGAGTGCTGGTCACCCGGCTGCGGGACGCCGCCGCGGGCGGCTTCGAGGTCGTCACCGACCAGGGCACGATCGTCGCGGAGCAGGTCGTCATCGCGACGGGCGGCTACCACCGGCCCGTGCTCCCGGCCGCTGCCGCGCGGATCCCCGACGGCATCCGGCAGGTGCACTCCGCCGACTACCGCTCGCCCGACGCGCTCCCCGACGGGGCCGTGCTCGTGGTGGGATCCGGCCAGTCCGGCGCGCAGATCGCGGAGGACCTCCACCTCGCGGGCCGCCAGGTGCACCTCGCCCTCGGATCCGCGCCCCGCTGCGCCCGCCGGTACCGCGGCCGCGACTGCATCGCCTGGCTCGAGGACATGGGCGTGTACGACATCCCCGTGACCGCGCACGTCGGCGGGCTCACCAAGCGCGAGTCGACCAACCACTACATGACCGGGCGCGGCGGCGGGCGCGACATCGACCTGCGCGCCTTCGCCCGCGAGGGGATGCGCCTGCACGGGCGGCTCGCCGGCGCGGAGGGCACGCGGCTCGCCTTCACGCCCACCGTCGGGGCGTCGCTCGACCACGCCGACTCGGTGATGGAGTCGATCAAGGACGACATCGACCGGCACATCGCGCGCGCCGGCGTCGACGCGCCGACCGAGCCGCGGTACGTGCCCGTCTGGCGGCCCGAGCGCGAGGAGACCGGGCTCGACCTGGCCGAGGCCGGGATCACGAGCATCGTGTGGGCCGCCGGCTACCGGTCCGACTACTCGTGGGTGCAGGTGGGCGCGTTCGACGGATCCGGGCACCCGATGCACCAGCGCGGATCCAGCGCCGTCGCCGGCCTGCACTTCCTTGGCCTGCCGTGGCTGCACACGTGGGGCTCGGGGCGCTTCGCCGCCATCGCGCGCGACGCCGAGCACCTCGCGGACCGCATCGAGGAGCGTTCGGGGGACCGCGCGGCGGACCGGACGCCCGCCGGGGCCATGGACAGCACGGCGGAGCGGGCGACGCAGCACGCCGGCGCCGGGGTGGGGGCGGCCTGGTCCGGCTAG
- a CDS encoding carbon-nitrogen hydrolase family protein translates to MAEITMGAVAAHFGRDVERTLAKLPGMIDQARERGVDLLVLPDATIGGYLLDMEHPGPDALPPAVELDGPEVRAVTEMAGDMTVCFGVAERALEGGEEIRYNSAVCVQGGRVLGTHRKVHLPLGESEAYRAGSAFAAFDTPVGRVGMMIDFDKTFPESARTLALDGAEILACLSAWPASVTDRSDRLRNDRQAHLFDLYDCSRAAENQLYLVSSNQTGVLGGLRFLGQAKVVDPAGEIVAKTWAKGGLAVTTADASSDIARARRTMHHLRDRVPAAYAPTFAPAVG, encoded by the coding sequence ATGGCCGAGATCACGATGGGGGCGGTCGCGGCGCACTTCGGGCGCGACGTCGAGCGGACGCTCGCCAAGCTCCCCGGCATGATCGACCAGGCCCGCGAGCGCGGCGTCGACCTGCTGGTGCTCCCGGACGCGACCATCGGCGGCTACCTGCTCGACATGGAGCACCCGGGGCCGGACGCGCTGCCGCCCGCCGTGGAGCTGGACGGCCCGGAGGTGCGGGCCGTGACCGAGATGGCCGGCGACATGACGGTGTGCTTCGGGGTGGCGGAGCGCGCGCTCGAGGGAGGCGAGGAGATCCGGTACAACAGCGCCGTCTGCGTGCAGGGCGGCCGGGTGCTCGGCACGCACCGCAAGGTGCACCTGCCGCTCGGCGAGTCGGAGGCGTACCGGGCCGGATCCGCGTTCGCCGCGTTCGACACCCCAGTGGGACGCGTCGGCATGATGATCGACTTCGACAAGACCTTCCCGGAGTCGGCGCGCACGCTCGCGCTCGACGGCGCCGAGATCCTCGCGTGCCTGAGCGCGTGGCCGGCCAGTGTCACGGACCGCTCCGACCGGCTCCGCAACGACCGGCAGGCGCACCTCTTCGACCTCTACGACTGCTCGCGCGCGGCCGAGAACCAGCTCTACCTCGTGTCGTCGAACCAGACCGGGGTGCTCGGCGGCCTGCGGTTCCTGGGGCAGGCGAAGGTCGTGGATCCCGCCGGCGAGATCGTCGCGAAGACGTGGGCGAAGGGCGGCCTGGCCGTCACGACCGCGGATGCGTCGTCGGACATCGCGCGCGCCCGACGCACGATGCACCACCTGCGCGACCGGGTGCCGGCGGCCTACGCGCCGACGTTCGCGCCCGCCGTCGGCTGA
- a CDS encoding MSMEG_0565 family glycosyltransferase has product MRIALLTYSTKPRGGVVHTLALAEALARRGHDVDVWTLGRGGDRAFFREVDPAVRIRVVPFAARDDETVGERIVRSIVTMREAFAAARQAEAYGVVHAQDCISANAAGPCIRTIHHLDEFTTPELVRCHDAAVREPIARLCVSAAVAAEVEEGWGLVPTVISNGVDGARFRAAAGPAGAAGRDRIRAALREHSVDGDYVLALGGIEPRKGSVDLLEAFALLRASRPGLRLVFGGGETLFDYRAYREAFDARAAELGIRPVILGVIDDPDVPPLVAAAGALAFLSTKEGFGLAAMEALAAGVPVVARDLPVLREVFGSSVLFATDPAGAADAIAAALDGRAPDPAEGRALAGSHDWDDVARRHEAFYRATGTEGDRGQAVHLADHLGSR; this is encoded by the coding sequence GTGCGGATCGCCCTGCTGACCTACTCCACCAAGCCGCGCGGCGGGGTGGTGCACACGCTCGCCCTCGCGGAGGCGCTCGCCCGGCGCGGGCACGACGTCGACGTCTGGACCTTGGGGCGCGGCGGCGACCGCGCGTTCTTCCGCGAGGTCGACCCGGCCGTGCGGATCCGCGTGGTGCCGTTCGCCGCGCGTGACGACGAGACGGTGGGCGAGCGCATCGTCCGCTCGATCGTGACCATGCGCGAGGCCTTCGCCGCCGCGCGCCAGGCCGAGGCGTACGGCGTCGTGCACGCGCAGGACTGCATCTCGGCGAACGCGGCCGGGCCCTGCATCCGCACGATCCACCACCTCGACGAGTTCACGACGCCGGAGCTCGTGCGCTGCCACGACGCCGCCGTGCGCGAGCCGATCGCTCGGCTGTGCGTGTCCGCCGCCGTCGCCGCGGAGGTCGAGGAGGGCTGGGGCCTCGTGCCCACGGTGATCTCGAACGGCGTCGACGGCGCGCGCTTCCGGGCGGCCGCGGGGCCCGCGGGCGCCGCGGGCCGCGACCGGATCCGCGCCGCGCTGCGCGAGCACAGCGTGGACGGCGATTACGTGCTCGCGCTGGGCGGCATCGAGCCGCGGAAGGGCAGCGTCGACCTGCTCGAGGCGTTCGCGCTGCTGCGCGCGTCGCGGCCCGGGCTCCGCCTCGTGTTCGGCGGCGGCGAGACGCTGTTCGACTACCGGGCGTACCGCGAGGCGTTCGACGCGCGCGCGGCCGAGCTGGGGATCCGGCCGGTGATCCTCGGCGTCATCGACGACCCCGACGTCCCGCCGCTCGTCGCCGCGGCCGGCGCGCTCGCGTTCCTCTCCACGAAGGAGGGCTTCGGCCTCGCCGCGATGGAGGCGCTCGCCGCGGGCGTGCCCGTGGTCGCGCGCGACCTGCCCGTGCTGCGCGAGGTGTTCGGGTCGTCCGTGCTGTTCGCGACGGATCCCGCGGGCGCGGCCGACGCCATCGCCGCGGCACTCGACGGGCGCGCGCCCGACCCGGCCGAGGGCCGCGCGCTCGCCGGGTCCCACGACTGGGACGACGTCGCCCGTCGGCACGAGGCGTTCTACCGGGCGACGGGGACGGAGGGGGATCGTGGCCAGGCAGTCCATCTCGCGGATCATCTCGGGTCTCGCTGA
- a CDS encoding AMP-binding protein: protein MARQSISRIISGLADADPDRVVVRDDAGALSARELDRASNRLARAYLALGVEQDDRVAIALPNTREMVVVCAAVWKAGATPQPMSTGLSAEERAHVEDLARPALVVGAESTRNGVPSVPVGWSSSACPDDGSPPDDGPLPDAWARSWKAPTSSGSTGRPKVVATTAPALLDPTLPVAPYLPLDQVQLVSAPLTHSAAFTYAFRGLMTGHALVLLPRFDERRVLAAIAEHRITWALLVPTMLHRLLRLPDDERRAADLSSLRTVLHLGAPCPPGVKRATMDWIGPERLVEVYAGSESNGILTIRGDEWLRHPGSVGRPAAGTAVSIRSAEGRELPAGEVGRIWMRRDGGPAYAYVGAGSARTPDGWDTLGDLGRVDADGYVFVLDRADDVILRGGVNVHPAEVERVLEQHPDVRGAVAFGVPDDDLGQRVEAVVDVADAEVDPADLLAWARARLDAERRPAAVRLTRTPVRDDAGKTRRRAYARAAVDARG, encoded by the coding sequence GTGGCCAGGCAGTCCATCTCGCGGATCATCTCGGGTCTCGCTGACGCGGATCCCGACCGCGTCGTCGTGCGCGACGACGCCGGGGCGCTCAGCGCGCGCGAGCTCGACCGGGCGTCGAACCGGCTGGCGCGCGCCTACCTGGCGCTCGGCGTCGAGCAGGACGACCGGGTCGCGATCGCGCTGCCGAACACCCGCGAGATGGTCGTGGTCTGCGCCGCCGTGTGGAAGGCCGGCGCGACGCCGCAGCCGATGTCGACCGGCCTCTCCGCCGAGGAGCGCGCGCACGTCGAGGACCTCGCCCGGCCCGCGCTCGTGGTCGGCGCCGAGTCCACCCGGAACGGCGTCCCGTCCGTGCCCGTCGGCTGGTCGTCGTCCGCCTGCCCCGACGACGGATCGCCGCCCGACGACGGACCGCTGCCCGACGCCTGGGCGCGCAGCTGGAAGGCGCCGACCTCGTCGGGATCCACCGGCCGCCCCAAGGTCGTGGCGACGACGGCTCCCGCGCTGCTGGATCCCACGCTCCCCGTGGCACCGTACCTCCCGCTCGACCAGGTGCAGCTGGTCTCGGCGCCGCTCACCCACTCGGCCGCGTTCACCTACGCGTTCCGGGGCCTCATGACGGGCCATGCGCTCGTGCTCCTGCCGCGCTTCGACGAGCGGCGGGTGCTGGCCGCGATCGCCGAGCACCGGATCACGTGGGCGCTGCTGGTGCCGACGATGCTGCACCGCCTGCTCCGCCTCCCCGACGACGAGCGGCGGGCGGCCGACCTGTCGAGCCTCCGCACGGTGCTGCACCTGGGCGCGCCGTGCCCGCCCGGCGTGAAGCGCGCGACCATGGACTGGATCGGGCCCGAGCGGCTCGTGGAGGTGTACGCGGGGAGCGAGTCGAACGGGATCCTCACCATCCGCGGCGACGAGTGGCTGCGGCACCCGGGCAGCGTCGGCCGGCCCGCGGCGGGCACCGCGGTGTCGATCCGCTCGGCGGAGGGACGGGAGCTGCCCGCGGGCGAGGTCGGCCGGATCTGGATGCGCCGCGACGGCGGGCCGGCGTACGCGTACGTGGGCGCCGGATCCGCCCGCACGCCAGACGGCTGGGACACGCTCGGCGACCTCGGGCGCGTCGACGCGGACGGGTACGTGTTCGTGCTCGACCGCGCCGACGACGTGATCCTGCGCGGCGGCGTGAACGTGCACCCCGCCGAGGTCGAGCGCGTGCTGGAGCAGCACCCGGACGTGCGCGGCGCGGTCGCGTTCGGCGTGCCCGACGACGACCTCGGCCAGCGCGTCGAGGCCGTGGTCGACGTGGCGGACGCGGAGGTCGACCCCGCCGACCTGCTCGCGTGGGCCCGCGCCCGGCTCGACGCGGAGCGCCGTCCGGCCGCCGTGCGCCTCACCCGGACGCCCGTGCGGGACGACGCCGGCAAGACGCGGCGGCGGGCGTACGCGCGGGCGGCGGTCGACGCGAGGGGCTGA
- a CDS encoding GNAT family N-acetyltransferase, whose translation MAAPLAGGIQPGTRPGHPGAGGRRRGAFADGHFRLELGYRVDNPASCRVATRADFIAEGTEGAELRYGDARFAVETHARLATDPAPDVVPLPGSV comes from the coding sequence GTGGCTGCACCACTGGCTGGCGGGATCCAGCCGGGGACGCGGCCTGGCCACCCGGGCGCTGGCGGGCGCCGCCGCGGGGCCTTCGCCGACGGCCACTTCCGCCTCGAGCTCGGGTACCGCGTGGACAACCCGGCGTCCTGCCGGGTCGCGACGCGCGCCGACTTCATCGCCGAGGGGACCGAGGGGGCCGAGCTCCGCTACGGCGACGCGCGCTTCGCCGTGGAGACGCACGCGCGGTTGGCGACGGATCCGGCTCCCGACGTCGTGCCGCTCCCGGGTAGCGTCTAA
- a CDS encoding SRPBCC family protein, protein MTWPALHITRSVDADVASVVAVAGDPARLPEWAAGVSSGIRLEGGRWLSESPMGPIEFAFAGPRELGILDHDVTLPDGTVVRNPLRVLPNDDGSEVVFTLFRRPGVSDVAFAEDVALVSDDLDRLAALVARG, encoded by the coding sequence GTGACCTGGCCCGCGCTGCACATCACCCGTTCCGTCGACGCCGACGTGGCATCCGTGGTGGCCGTCGCGGGGGATCCAGCACGGCTGCCCGAGTGGGCGGCGGGCGTCAGCTCGGGGATCCGGCTCGAGGGCGGCCGCTGGCTGTCGGAGTCGCCGATGGGCCCGATCGAGTTCGCGTTCGCGGGCCCGCGCGAGCTCGGGATCCTCGACCACGACGTGACGCTCCCCGACGGCACCGTCGTCCGCAACCCGCTGCGGGTCCTCCCCAACGACGACGGCAGCGAGGTCGTCTTCACGCTCTTCCGTCGGCCGGGCGTCTCCGACGTCGCCTTCGCGGAGGACGTCGCGCTCGTCTCGGACGACCTCGACCGCCTCGCGGCGCTGGTCGCCCGCGGCTGA
- the uraD gene encoding 2-oxo-4-hydroxy-4-carboxy-5-ureidoimidazoline decarboxylase has translation MGVRPRVPVNAVVVDGARWHEFLAMPPLAAQELALEWAAIPSWASTLAAGRPYGSVAELSGAASAAADAWTWPEVMAALSEHPRIGQRAAETSRAASSSAFEQAASARSDADTTAAIRAGNVAYEERFGWVFLIRAAGRSAPEILLELQRRSENGVADEQVEVRAALRDIALLRIERTFGR, from the coding sequence ATGGGTGTCCGTCCCCGGGTTCCTGTGAACGCCGTGGTCGTCGACGGCGCACGATGGCACGAGTTCCTCGCCATGCCCCCTCTCGCCGCGCAGGAGCTCGCGCTGGAGTGGGCGGCGATCCCCTCCTGGGCGTCCACCCTCGCCGCGGGGCGCCCCTACGGCTCCGTGGCGGAGCTGAGCGGGGCGGCGAGCGCCGCAGCGGATGCGTGGACGTGGCCCGAGGTGATGGCGGCTCTGTCGGAGCACCCCCGCATCGGGCAGCGAGCGGCGGAGACGAGCCGCGCTGCGTCGTCATCGGCGTTCGAGCAGGCCGCGTCCGCGCGCTCGGATGCCGACACCACGGCTGCGATCCGGGCAGGCAACGTCGCGTACGAGGAGCGGTTCGGGTGGGTGTTCCTCATCCGCGCCGCAGGACGCTCCGCCCCCGAGATCCTCCTCGAGCTGCAGCGACGATCGGAGAACGGCGTCGCTGATGAGCAGGTCGAGGTGCGGGCAGCCCTCCGCGACATCGCCCTCCTGCGCATCGAGCGCACGTTCGGGCGCTGA
- the pucL gene encoding factor-independent urate hydroxylase, whose protein sequence is MPHPPGFVLGTHQYGKAEVRLVRVTRDTSQHAIEDLNVTTQMRGAALDESYYSGDNSLVHATDSQKNTIYAFAKRFGVRSPERFLLTLASHFMDAFPQFDGCTLSAEQYGWSRITADGAPHDHSFVRTGGGTRTSVVQRDAATVHVLGGVTDLTVLKSAGSEFHGFPRTEHTTLGETADRVLATDVTARWRYAEAAADTADFDDVHGRAVAALLEAFATVHSLALQQTLFAMGRAVLEACPELAEVRLAMPNNHHFPVDLAPFGLTNDNEVLFAADRPYGLINGSVVRDGEPAAPGAWVSVPGFL, encoded by the coding sequence GTGCCCCATCCTCCCGGTTTCGTCCTCGGAACCCATCAGTACGGCAAGGCCGAGGTCCGACTCGTGCGCGTCACCCGCGACACGTCGCAGCACGCCATCGAGGACCTCAACGTGACGACGCAGATGCGCGGCGCGGCACTCGACGAGTCCTATTACAGCGGGGACAACTCGCTCGTCCACGCGACCGACTCCCAGAAGAACACCATCTACGCGTTCGCGAAGAGGTTCGGCGTGCGCAGCCCCGAGAGGTTCCTCCTCACCCTCGCCTCCCACTTCATGGACGCCTTCCCGCAGTTCGACGGCTGCACGCTCTCCGCTGAGCAGTACGGCTGGTCGCGGATCACCGCGGACGGTGCACCCCACGACCACTCGTTCGTGCGGACCGGCGGAGGAACCCGCACCAGCGTCGTGCAGAGGGACGCCGCGACCGTGCACGTGCTCGGCGGCGTGACGGACCTGACCGTCCTCAAGTCCGCCGGCAGCGAGTTCCACGGGTTCCCGCGCACGGAGCACACGACGCTCGGGGAGACCGCGGACCGCGTCCTCGCGACGGATGTCACCGCGCGATGGCGCTACGCGGAAGCCGCGGCGGACACGGCGGACTTCGACGATGTTCACGGCCGAGCCGTCGCGGCCCTGCTCGAGGCCTTCGCCACCGTGCATTCCCTCGCATTGCAGCAGACGCTCTTCGCGATGGGGCGAGCCGTCCTCGAAGCCTGCCCGGAGCTCGCGGAGGTGAGGCTCGCGATGCCGAACAACCACCACTTCCCGGTCGATCTCGCGCCCTTCGGCCTCACGAACGACAACGAGGTCCTCTTCGCCGCGGACCGCCCCTACGGCCTGATCAACGGCTCGGTCGTGCGGGACGGCGAGCCGGCAGCACCTGGTGCATGGGTGTCCGTCCCCGGGTTCCTGTGA
- the uraH gene encoding hydroxyisourate hydrolase produces MTAAMPTTLSTHVLDTSRGEPVRGLRVDLARADTGDRIGSATTDGDGRVAFAEALSAGIHTLTFDTGAYFASTATAHFFPHITVAFAVPDGAASHYHVPLLLSPFAYSTYRGS; encoded by the coding sequence GTGACCGCGGCCATGCCCACGACGCTGTCGACGCACGTCCTCGACACCAGCCGAGGCGAGCCCGTCCGGGGCCTCCGCGTGGATCTCGCTCGCGCGGACACCGGCGACCGCATCGGCTCGGCCACGACCGACGGCGACGGCCGCGTCGCATTCGCCGAGGCGCTCTCCGCCGGCATCCACACGCTGACGTTCGACACCGGCGCGTACTTCGCGTCGACGGCCACGGCGCACTTCTTCCCGCACATCACCGTGGCGTTCGCGGTCCCGGACGGGGCTGCATCGCACTACCACGTGCCCCTGCTGCTGAGCCCGTTCGCCTACTCCACCTATCGAGGGAGCTGA